The following are encoded together in the Oncorhynchus nerka isolate Pitt River linkage group LG23, Oner_Uvic_2.0, whole genome shotgun sequence genome:
- the LOC115107101 gene encoding protein lin-7 homolog A isoform X1: MATEVQPLTLDRDVARAIELLEKLQESGDVPGHKLQSLKLVLQSEFCTAIREVYQYMHETITVNGCPEYQARATAKATVAAFAASEGHSHPRVVELPKTEEGLGFNVMGGKEQNSPIYISRIIPGGLAERHGGLKRGDQLLSVNGVSVEGEHHEKAVELLKAAKDSVKLVVRYTPKVLEEMEARFEKLRTARRRQQQLLMQAQQQQNLTTQQNHMSLFQKKKK, encoded by the exons atgtAGCCAGGGCGATTGAGCTGCTGGAGAAGCTACAGGAGTCCGGAGACGTCCCGGGTCACAAGCTGCAGTCCCTGAAGTTGGTGTTGCAGAGTGAGTTCTGCACAGCCATTAGAGAG GTGTACCAGTACATGCATGAAACAATCACAGTCAATGGTTGTCCGGAGTACCAGGCACGGGCTACAGCGAAG gccACAGTTGCAGCCTTTGCGGCCAGCGAGGGTCACTCTCACCCCCGAGTGGTGGAGCTGCCCAAGACGGAGGAGGGGCTGGGCTTCAATGTGATGGGTGGCAAGGAGCAGAACTCTCCCATCTATATCTCCCGCATCATTCCAGGGGGCTTGGCTGAGAGGCATGGGGGACTGAAGCGAGGGGACCAGCTCCTGTCTGTTAATGGCGTG AGTGTGGAGGGGGAGCACCACGAGAAGGCGGTGGAGCTTCTGAAGGCTGCCAAGGACAGTGTGAAGCTGGTGGTACGCTACACGCCCAAGgtcctggaggagatggaggcgCGCTTCGAGAAGCTCCGCACGGCCCGCCGCCGCCAGCAGCAGCTCCTCATGCAGGCTCAGCAGCAGCAGAACCTCACTACCCAGCAGAACCATATGTC GCTGTTCCAAAAGAAGAAGAAGTGA
- the LOC115107101 gene encoding protein lin-7 homolog A isoform X2, producing MATEVQPLTLDRDVARAIELLEKLQESGDVPGHKLQSLKLVLQSEFCTAIREVYQYMHETITVNGCPEYQARATAKATVAAFAASEGHSHPRVVELPKTEEGLGFNVMGGKEQNSPIYISRIIPGGLAERHGGLKRGDQLLSVNGVSVEGEHHEKAVELLKAAKDSVKLVVRYTPKVLEEMEARFEKLRTARRRQQQLLMQAQQQQNLTTQQNHMS from the exons atgtAGCCAGGGCGATTGAGCTGCTGGAGAAGCTACAGGAGTCCGGAGACGTCCCGGGTCACAAGCTGCAGTCCCTGAAGTTGGTGTTGCAGAGTGAGTTCTGCACAGCCATTAGAGAG GTGTACCAGTACATGCATGAAACAATCACAGTCAATGGTTGTCCGGAGTACCAGGCACGGGCTACAGCGAAG gccACAGTTGCAGCCTTTGCGGCCAGCGAGGGTCACTCTCACCCCCGAGTGGTGGAGCTGCCCAAGACGGAGGAGGGGCTGGGCTTCAATGTGATGGGTGGCAAGGAGCAGAACTCTCCCATCTATATCTCCCGCATCATTCCAGGGGGCTTGGCTGAGAGGCATGGGGGACTGAAGCGAGGGGACCAGCTCCTGTCTGTTAATGGCGTG AGTGTGGAGGGGGAGCACCACGAGAAGGCGGTGGAGCTTCTGAAGGCTGCCAAGGACAGTGTGAAGCTGGTGGTACGCTACACGCCCAAGgtcctggaggagatggaggcgCGCTTCGAGAAGCTCCGCACGGCCCGCCGCCGCCAGCAGCAGCTCCTCATGCAGGCTCAGCAGCAGCAGAACCTCACTACCCAGCAGAACCATATGTCGTAG